The Salvelinus namaycush isolate Seneca chromosome 1, SaNama_1.0, whole genome shotgun sequence genome has a window encoding:
- the LOC120054863 gene encoding RGM domain family member B-like has protein sequence MGRAGCCYRGAERLASSPSLRPLLLLIVALCYGAHRGHCQVATPQCRIQKCTTDFVSLTSHLTPALDGFDVEFCKALRSYSACTQRTAKSCRGNLVFHSAVLGISDLMTQRNCSRDGPTSSTHPEIQSEPCNYHSRTQYTHPHAHAHPHSHTHTPTRPGYLFCGLFGDPHLRTFKDSFQTCKVEGAWPLIDNDFLSVQVTNVPVVTGSSATATNKITIIFKPFEECTDQRVYQAVTDDLPAAFVDGTVSSGDPNHNVNGNNGDSTGKVRALWISERSPGHHVELHAGYIGVTVIVRQLGRYLTLAVRIPEEMAHAYDATQDLQLCLNGCPTSERIDRGGHLSLPLPLPPPALGLHLQQPHGQGQPSHTAPYNAPQRFSLEGARARCREQLELQDIYFHSCVFDLLTTGDANFTAAAFSALKDMESLHPHRERWRIFPQSSADTSHPITWLLLLTLFALSSALV, from the exons TGCCAGGTGGCCACCCCTCAGTGTCGTATCCAGAAGTGCACCACAGACTTTGTGTCCCTGACGTCTCACCTGACCCCAGCGCTGGATGGCTTTGACGTAGAGTTCTGTAAGGCTCTGAGGTCCTACAGCGCCTGCACCCAGAGGACAGCCAAGTCCTGCAGGGGCAACCTGGTCTTCCACTCTGCCGTCCTGGGCATCTCAGACCTCATGACCCAGAGAAACTGCTCCCGTGACGGGCCCACCTCCTCCACACACCCCGAGATACAATCAGAGCCCTGCAACTACCACAGCCGTACCCAGTACACTCACCCACACGCTCATGCACACCCTCACTCTCACACGCACACTCCCACGCGGCCGGGTTACCTGTTCTGCGGGCTGTTTGGGGATCCCCATCTGCGGACGTTTAAGGACAGCTTCCAGACCTGCAAGGTGGAAGGGGCGTGGCCGCTGATTGATAACGACTTCTTGTCTGTGCAGGTGACCAACGTTCCTGTGGTAACGGGATCCAGCGCCACAGCGACCAATAAG ATCACCATCATATTCAAGCCCTTTGAGGAGTGTACAGACCAGCGTGTATACCAGGCAGTAACAGATGACCTACCCGCTGCCTTCGTAGACGGTACCGTGAGCAGCGGAGACCCCAACCATAACGTTAACGGAAATAACGGTGACTCTACCGGTAAGGTACGGGCGCTGTGGATCTCGGAGCGTAGCCCCGGTCACCACGTGGAGCTGCACGCCGGCTACATCGGCGTGACGGTTATCGTACGACAGCTGGGGCGCTACCTGACCCTGGCGGTGCGCATCCCGGAGGAGATGGCCCATGCCTACGACGCTACGCAGGACCTGCAGCTCTGCCTGAACGGATGTCCCACCTCGGAACGCATCGACCGGGGAGGTCACCtgtccctgcctctccctctacCACCTCCAGCCCTGGGCTTACATCTCCAGCAGCCACACGGCCAGGGCCAGCCCTCCCACACGGCTCCCTACAACGCCCCCCAGAGGTTCAGTTTGGAGGGTGCACGGGCACGCTGCAGGGAGCAGCTGGAGTTACAGGATATTTATTTCCACTCATGTGTGTTTGACCTCCTGACCACCGGGGACGCTAACTTCACGGCAGCAGCGTTCAGTGCTCTGAAGGACATGGAGAGTCTCCACCCACACCGTGAACGCTGGAGGATCTTCCCGCAAAGCTCCGCCGACACCTCCCATCCTATCACATGGCTCCTACTGCTCACTCTCTTTGCGCTCAGTTCTGCACTGGTatag
- the LOC120029685 gene encoding endoplasmic reticulum aminopeptidase 2-like, which produces MVRFLVLALLSLAGVIQTSASPTQASEPPNTTEEQPPLGTGSLSFPWSHLRLPGYIVPLHYHLKLHPNLTMLSYSGTVRIELQVQNNTNWVVLHSKGLRITTATMLDQNLAHLSDQVLPVLHNPTHEQTAIFSPRVLSGGQKYFLFLEFGAELGEGFYGFYRSTYRTSTGETRNLASTHFEPTSARMAFPCFDEPSFKANYSISIRRSRAHTALSNMPVEQTVVLDDGLMEDRFAVSVRMSSYLVAFIVCDFRSVSATTASGVKVSVYAAPEKWQQTHYALKAAVKLLEFYEKYFNIKYPLPKQDLVAIPDFQAGAMENWGLITFRETSLLYDPATSSASDRVWVTMVIAHELAHQWFGNLVTMEWWNDIWLNEGFARYMEYISVNATYPKLRVEDYLVDTCFAAIGRDSLNSSRPISSAAESPTQIEEMFDTVSYDKGACVLHMLRHYLTDQVFQSGIVRYLRRYSYSNAHNQDLWDSLANTCSEEEFSSGEHCYSSRQAAKNAYLYAGEHLDLTTMMNTWTLQTGVPLVTVTRQGSRLLLKQERFLRTAHPSDPAWPSLQQGFLWHIPLTYRTDTSTSIHRHLMTTLTDSVDVGEEVDWVKVNVDMAGYYLVHYDGSGWDNLIQLLKDNHTALTFMDRTHLIHNAFQLTTAGRLSLDKALNLIGYLRSESHTVPLLEGLGYLEAFYRMVERRDIPDVTQNLRTYILWYFRDVIDRQTWSDKGSVSERRLRSELLSLACHLGDLPCLKQAQHSFTHWLDSNSTHNLPADVAETVYSVGAQEDTGWASLLQTYTHSLSETHKRKILSALASSRDTNKLTRLLELGLEGEVIRTQDLDSLIAMVARNPRGHHLAWSYVQKYWSTLVDKFQLGSFSIRNIIIGTTAQFSSTEELTEVRVFFKSIHEQASQLRVTEVAMDNIQKNILWLQRNLGTLRSWLDQQID; this is translated from the exons ATGGTCAGGTTCTTGGTTCTGGCCCTCCTGTCTCTGGCTGGTGTGATACAGACCTCCGCTAGCCCGACCCAGGCCTCTGAGCCCCCTAACACCACTGAGGAGCAGCCTCCCTTAGGTACAGGAAGCCTCTCATTCCCTTGGAGCCACCTCCGTCTTCCGGGGTACATTGTTCCGCTCCACTACCATCTCAAGCTCCACCCTAACCTCACCATGCTCAGCTACAGTGGTACTGTCCGGATAGAGCTCCAGGTTCAAAACAATACCAACTGGGTGGTGCTGCACAGCAAGGGGCTCCGTATCACTACAGCAACCATGTTGGACCAGAACCTGGCTCACCTGTCAGACCAG GTGCTCCCTGTGCTCCACAACCCTACCCATGAGCAGACTGCCatcttctctcccagagtgctCAGCGGTGGGCAGAagtacttcctgtttctggagttTGGGGCGGAGCTAGGAGAAGGCTTCTATGGCTTCTACAGGAGCACCTACAGAACCAGCACCGGAGAGACACG GAACCTGGCCTCCACTCATTTTGAGCCCACCAGTGCTCGGATGGCGTTTCCTTGTTTTGATGAGCCAAGCTTCAAGGCTAACTACTCTATCAGTATCAGGAGGAGCCGGGCACACACCGCCCTGTCCAACATGCCTGTA GAGCAGACAGTGGTCCTGGATGATGGTCTAATGGAGGACCGTTTTGCTGTGAGTGTGAGGATGAGCTCCTATCTGGTGGCCTTCATCGTGTGTGACTTCAGATCTGTCAGCGCAACAACTGCCTCAGGGGTCAAG GTATCTGTCTATGCTGCTCCTGAGAAATGGCAGCAGACCCATTATGCTCTGAAGGCTGCAGTCAAACTACTGGAGTTCTATGAGAAATACTTCAACATCAAATACCCACTACCTAAACAAG ACCTGGTTGCTATCCCAGACTTTCAGGCCGGAGCGATGGAGAACTGGGGTCTGATCACCTTCAGAGAGACCAGCCTGCTCTACGACCCCGCCACCTCCTCAGCCTCCGATAGGGTCTGGGTTACCATGGTGATCGCTCACGAGCTCGCCCACCAG TGGTTTGGCAACCTGGTGACCATGGAGTGGTGGAATGACATCTGGCTGAACGAGGGCTTCGCCAGATACATGGAGTACATCTCAGTCAACGCCACATACCCCAAACTCAGAGTG GAGGATTATCTGGTGGACACCTGCTTCGCTGCGATTGGTCGAGACTCTCTTAACTCCTCCCGCCCCATCTCCAGTGCGGCTGAGAGCCCCACACAGATTGAAGAGATGTTCGACACAGTATCCTACGACAAG GGTGCATGTGTCCTGCACATGCTCAGACATTACCTGACTGACCAAGTGTTCCAGAGTGGAATCGTGCGCTACCTTCGCAGGTACAGCTACAGCAACGCTCACAACCAGGACCTGTGGGACAGCCTGGCCAAT ACGTGTTCAGAAGAGGAGTTCAGCTCTGGAGAACACTGTTACAGCAGCAGGCAGGCAGCTAAGAACGCA tacctGTACGCTGGGGAGCACCTGGACCTGACGACCATGATGAACACCTGGACGCTGCAGACAGGTGTGCCCTTGGTAACGGTTACTAGGCAGGGGTCTCGTCTCCTGCTGAAACAGGAGAGGTTCCTGAGGACCGCACATCCTTCTGATCCAGCATGGCCCAGCCTGCAGCaggg GTTCCTGTGGCACATCCCTCTGACATACAGGACTGACACCTCAACAAGTATCCACAGACACCTAATGACCACACTCACAG acagtGTGGATGTGGGGGAGGAGGTGGACTGGGTGAAGGTGAATGTGGACATGGCTGGTTATTACCTGGTCCACTATGATGGTTCAGGCTGGGACAACTTGATACAACTACTGAAGGACAACCACACAGCTCTCACCTTCATGGACAGAACACACCTCATACACAACGCCTTCCAACTCACCAC GGCAGGTCGGTTGTCACTCGATAAAGCCTTGAACCTTATTGGCTACCTGCGATCAGAAAGTCACACCGTGCCCTTACTCGAGGGGTTGGGCTACCTGGAAGCTTTCTACAggatggtggagaggagagacatacCTGATGTCACACAAAACCTCAGG ACGTACATCCTGTGGTATTTCCGTGATGTGATTGACCGTCAGACGTGGAGCGACAAGGGCTCTGTGTCTGAGAGGAGACTGAGGTCGGAGCTCCTTTCCCTGGCCTGCCATCTAGGAGACCTCCCCTGTTTGAAGCAGGCCCAGCACAGCTTCACACACTGGCTGGACTCCAACAGCACGCATAA CTTGCCTGCAGACGTGGCAGAGACAGTGTATTCAGTAGGGGCCCAGGAGGACACGGGCTGGGCGTCTCTCCTCCAGACATACACCCACTCCCTCTCAGAGACACACAAACGCAAGATCCTCTCTGCCCTGGCCAGCAGCCGAGACACTAACAAGCTAACCAG GTTGTTGGAGCTGGGTCTAGAGGGAGAGGTGATCCGTACCCAGGACCTGGACTCCCTCATCGCCATGGTAGCCAGGAACCCAAGGGGACATCATCTGGCCTGGAGCTATGTCCAGAAATACTGGAGCACCCTGGTGGACAA GTTCCAGTTGGGATCGTTCTCTATTAGAAACATCATCATTGGTACCACAGCCCAGTTctcctccacagaggaactcactGAG gTGCGTGTATTCTTTAAGTCGATCCATGAGCAGGCATCTCAGCTGAGAGTGACTGAGGTTGCCATGGATAACATCCAGAAGAACATCCTCTGGCTGCAAAGAAACCTGGGAACTCTGAGGAGCTGGCTGGACCAACAGATAGactga